A region of Liolophura sinensis isolate JHLJ2023 chromosome 8, CUHK_Ljap_v2, whole genome shotgun sequence DNA encodes the following proteins:
- the LOC135472654 gene encoding torsin-1A-like isoform X2 → MNSRLTLTCLFLGISFHISSCFDPISLGAGAAIGVGSAVIGGWTFVQCRIFECCNSRWVNTNMTGLASRLESQLYGQHLAVSTIAKHISAHMRNPNPTKALGLSFQGWTGTGKNYASQILAKHIYRNGMRSKYVHLISATREFPHADKVQQYKENLKQWIEGNITKCERSLFIFDEMDKLPNGLLDVIKPYLEYYEDISGVVYRKAIFIFLSNTAGQDISQIALKHFHSAQAREDLQLKDLEKEITRATVNTQKGLWHSELVTKNLITAYIPFLPLERSHVKECIVDVLVDKGYLKSRKERKEKADLLNTIADELIYYPNDEKIYSTTGCKRVAEKVDFVLEDI, encoded by the exons ATGAACTCAAGATTAACCTTAACATGCCTTTTTCTGGGCATTTCTTTTCACATATCATCATGTTTCGACCCAATTTCTCTTGGAGCGGGGGCTGCAATAGGTGTGGGATCAGCTGTAATCGGAGGCTGGACGTTCGTGCAGTGTCGAATTTTCGAGTGTTGTAATAGCCGATGGGTGAACACTAACATGACAG GTCTGGCTAGCAGACTTGAGAGCCAGCTGTATGGACAGCACCTGGCAGTGTCTACAATTGCCAAGCACATCTCCGCTCACATGCGCAATCCTAACCCCACCAAAGCTCTGGGCCTGTCGTTTCAAGGCTGGACTGGTACGGGGAAAAACTACGCCAGCCAGATACTGGCTAAGCACATCTACAGAAATGGCATGCGGAGTAAATATGTCCACCTGATATCTGCCACAAGGGAGTTTCCTCATGCAGACAAAGTTCAACAGTATAAG GAGAACTTGAAACAGTGGATCGAAGGCAACATTACAAAGTGTGAGAGgtcattatttatatttgatgaaATGGACAAGTTACCTAATGGACTGCTTGACGTTATAAAGCCCTATTTGGAGTACTATGAGGATATCAGTGGGGTTGTGTATAGAAAAGCCATCTTTATTTTTCTCAG CAATACTGCAGGACAAGATATCAGCCAGATTGCACTGAAGCATTTTCACTCGGCTCAAGCCAGAGAGGATCTTCAGTTGAAAGACCTTGAAAAGGAGATAACCAGAGCAACCGTGAATACTCAAA AGGGTTTGTGGCACAGTGAACTCGTCACAAAGAATCTCATCACGGCTTATATTCCGTTTTTACCTCTGGAGAGAAGCCATGTAAAGGAATGCATCGTGGATGTTCTTGTGGATAAAGGTTACTTGAAAAGTCGCAAGGAGCGAAAGGAAAAGGCTGATCTGCTGAACACGATAGCTGATGAACTTATCTACTACCCAAATGATGAGAAAATATACTCCACAACAGGATGCAAAAGGGTAGCAGAAAAAGTGGACTTTGTGCTGGaggacatttga
- the LOC135473701 gene encoding complement C1q subcomponent subunit B-like: MSTLLVRITLLVVCYHLPVESSYNYYNFYRHYAPSTVAFTVSKNTNQEFSETGNVEFDHVLTNVGQAFQSGKNEIKIPTTGLYFFGYFAPGEDAGKGNVDLVKNGEVMLSSMGVNGGKVAVLFVQRGDIITLQARKGSLLVSTEDSQKVAFTGYLIKRGSFDNKY; the protein is encoded by the exons ATGTCTACACTACTGGTGAGGATAACCCTGCTGGTCGTATGCTACCACCTACCTGTGGAAAGCTCGTACAACTATTACA ACTTTTACCGACATTACGCCCCATCCACTGTTGCTTTCACCGTGTCCAAGAACACGAATCAAGAGTTTAGCGAGACTGGCAATGTGGAATTTGACCACGTCCTTACAAACGTGGGTCAGGCCTTCCAGTCAGGCAAGAACGAGATAAAGATTCCAACTACCGGCCTGTACTTCTTCGGTTACTTCGCGCCAGGAGAGGATGCTGGGAAGGGCAACGTGGACTTGGTGAAGAACGGAGAGGTCATGTTGTCGTCTATGGGGGTAAACGGTGGTAAAGTGGCCGTGCTATTCGTCCAGAGAGGTGACATCATTACTCTTCAGGCGCGGAAAGGCTCTCTTCTAGTGAGCACAGAAGACAGTCAAAAGGTCGCCTTCACTGGCTACCTCATCAAGAGAGGTTCCTTCGATAACAAGTACTAA
- the LOC135472654 gene encoding torsin-1A-like isoform X1, giving the protein MNSRLTLTCLFLGISFHISSCFDPISLGAGAAIGVGSAVIGGWTFVQCRIFECCNSRWVNTNMTGLASRLESQLYGQHLAVSTIAKHISAHMRNPNPTKALGLSFQGWTGTGKNYASQILAKHIYRNGMRSKYVHLISATREFPHADKVQQYKENLKQWIEGNITKCERSLFIFDEMDKLPNGLLDVIKPYLEYYEDISGVVYRKAIFIFLRTLDAHVLFAFTSNTAGQDISQIALKHFHSAQAREDLQLKDLEKEITRATVNTQKGLWHSELVTKNLITAYIPFLPLERSHVKECIVDVLVDKGYLKSRKERKEKADLLNTIADELIYYPNDEKIYSTTGCKRVAEKVDFVLEDI; this is encoded by the exons ATGAACTCAAGATTAACCTTAACATGCCTTTTTCTGGGCATTTCTTTTCACATATCATCATGTTTCGACCCAATTTCTCTTGGAGCGGGGGCTGCAATAGGTGTGGGATCAGCTGTAATCGGAGGCTGGACGTTCGTGCAGTGTCGAATTTTCGAGTGTTGTAATAGCCGATGGGTGAACACTAACATGACAG GTCTGGCTAGCAGACTTGAGAGCCAGCTGTATGGACAGCACCTGGCAGTGTCTACAATTGCCAAGCACATCTCCGCTCACATGCGCAATCCTAACCCCACCAAAGCTCTGGGCCTGTCGTTTCAAGGCTGGACTGGTACGGGGAAAAACTACGCCAGCCAGATACTGGCTAAGCACATCTACAGAAATGGCATGCGGAGTAAATATGTCCACCTGATATCTGCCACAAGGGAGTTTCCTCATGCAGACAAAGTTCAACAGTATAAG GAGAACTTGAAACAGTGGATCGAAGGCAACATTACAAAGTGTGAGAGgtcattatttatatttgatgaaATGGACAAGTTACCTAATGGACTGCTTGACGTTATAAAGCCCTATTTGGAGTACTATGAGGATATCAGTGGGGTTGTGTATAGAAAAGCCATCTTTATTTTTCTCAG AACTCTAGATGcacatgttttgtttgctttcacTAGCAATACTGCAGGACAAGATATCAGCCAGATTGCACTGAAGCATTTTCACTCGGCTCAAGCCAGAGAGGATCTTCAGTTGAAAGACCTTGAAAAGGAGATAACCAGAGCAACCGTGAATACTCAAA AGGGTTTGTGGCACAGTGAACTCGTCACAAAGAATCTCATCACGGCTTATATTCCGTTTTTACCTCTGGAGAGAAGCCATGTAAAGGAATGCATCGTGGATGTTCTTGTGGATAAAGGTTACTTGAAAAGTCGCAAGGAGCGAAAGGAAAAGGCTGATCTGCTGAACACGATAGCTGATGAACTTATCTACTACCCAAATGATGAGAAAATATACTCCACAACAGGATGCAAAAGGGTAGCAGAAAAAGTGGACTTTGTGCTGGaggacatttga